From a single Caloenas nicobarica isolate bCalNic1 chromosome 12, bCalNic1.hap1, whole genome shotgun sequence genomic region:
- the LOC135993619 gene encoding olfactory receptor 14A16-like: MSNSSSITQFLLLAFTDTRELQLLHFWLFLGIYLAALLGNGLIITTIACDQHLHTPMYFFLLNLALLDLGSISTTVPKSMANSLWDSRAISYQGCTAQVLTFASLVGAELSLLTVMSYDRYVAICKPLHYGTLLGRRACVHMATAAWASGFLTALLHTANTFSLPLCKGNALHQFFCEIPQILKLSCSDTYFREAGFIVVSVCLGFGCFVFIVLSYVQILRAVLRIPSEQGRHKAFSTCLPHLAVVSLFVSTGMIAYLKSPSISSPSLDLVVSVLYSVVPPAVNPLVYSMRNQELTVALKKLIDSFFCQQQ; this comes from the coding sequence atgtccaacagcagctccatcacccagttcctcctcctggcgttcacagacacacgggagctgcagctcttgcacttctggctcttcctgggcatctacctggctgccctcctgggcaacggcctcatcatcaccaccatagcctgtgaccagcacctccacacgcccatgtacttcttcctcctcaacctcgccctccttgacCTCGGCTCCATCTCCAcaactgtccccaaatccatggccaattccctctgggacagcAGGGCCATCTCCTATCAAGGATGTACTGCTCAAGTCTTAACATTTGCCTCTTTGGTTGGAgcagagctttctcttctcactgtcatgtcctatgaccgctacgttgccatctgcaaacccctgcactacgggaccctcctgggcaggagagcttgtgtccacatggcaacagctgcctgggccagtgggtttctcactgctctgctgcacacagccaatacattttcgctgccgctctgcaagggcaatgccctgcaccagttcttctgtgaaatcccccagatcctcaagctctcctgctcagacacctacttcagggaagctgggtttattgtggttagtgtctgtttaggatttgggtgttttgtgttcattgtgctgtcctacgtgcagatcttgagggccgtgctgaggatcccctctgagcagggacggcacaaagccttttccacgtgcctccctcacctggccgtggtctccttgtttgtcagcactggcatgatTGCCTACCTGAAGtctccttccatctcctccccatccctggaccttgtggtgtctgttctgtactcagtggtgcctccagcgGTGAACCCCCTCgtctacagcatgaggaaccaggagctgacAGTGGCACTGAAGAAGCTGATTGactcatttttctgtcagcaaCAGTAA
- the LOC135993661 gene encoding SUN domain-containing protein 3-like → MVSYAAPIPTYVLCTEEQETLCCFQDVSGSKSAENITALSAFVASYAKRRARGNPAAKEMLMMKALKAMMLVLLFGLFSFGVYHVGRVGTESLWRTTAELEVLSETLSLPDQLRKLQEQLYHLRWSTKDVADRALQEGLNQAKLPGYTGRAIQEIINQAMEKLEEIQVPMPDYALKSAGAAVIHSRTSPSLRNATAKVFLYSLPVMHYMRSPELILEPENHPGNCWPFPGSQGHVFIKLSGPVIARAVTMDHVSGTAFHGESISAAPKDFAVYGFKEEHEEQGTFLGQFTFLAALNPSQTFQLKNELPGVMNYIQLQVLSNWGHPDHTCLYRFRVHGDPPKDGGEVPVSSVNKFH, encoded by the exons ATGGTTTCCTATGCAGCTCCAATTCCAACCTACGTGCTCTGCACTgaagaacaagagaccttgtgctgttttcaagATGTCAGCGGCAGCAAATCAGCAGAGAACATCACTGCCTTA tctgcatttgtcgCCAGctatgccaagagaagggccagaggtAACCCggctgctaaagaaatgct gatgatgaaggcactgaaggcaaTGATGCTCgtgctgctttttggtctgttctctttcg gtgtttaccacgtgGGACGAGTTGGCACAGAAAGCCTCTGGAGAACCACAGCAGAGTTAGAAGTGCTGAGTGAAACCCTGTCCCTGCCGGACCAGCTccgtaagctccaggaacagctttatcatcTGCGCTGGAGCACAAAAGATGTCGCGGATCGGGCTCTCCAGGAAGGCTTGAACCAGGCAAAGCTGCCAGGCTataccggacgg gctattcaggagatcatcaatcaagccatggagaagctggaagaaatccaggtcccgatgcctgattacgccctgaaatcagcag gggctgctgtcattcattccaggacttctccatccctccggaatGCCACAGCTAAAGTCTTCCTGTATTCCCTGCCGGTGATGCATtatatgaggtcccctgagcttattctggag ccagaaaatcatcctggaaactgctggcctttcccaggaagtcagggacatgtgttcatcaagctgtctggGCCAGTCATTGCCAgagcagtcaccatggaccatgtctcagggacagctttccatggagaaagtatctctgcagctccaaaggactttgctgtctat ggcttcaaggaagaacacgaggagcagggaacgttcctgggacagttcactttcctggcagcgctgaatcccagtcagaccttccagctgaag aatgAGCTGCCTGGGGTcatgaattacatccagctgcaagtgctgagcaactggggccacccggaccacacctgcctgtatcggttcagggtgcacggtgatccacccaaagacgggggagaagttccagtttcatctgtcaataaattccattaa